From the genome of Populus alba chromosome 10, ASM523922v2, whole genome shotgun sequence, one region includes:
- the LOC118060010 gene encoding ABC transporter G family member 24 isoform X2, producing the protein MPKMGLKKLKICTSWSMLIWVAVVLSLQHLVRCQDAGDYNEIDNPAVLPLITQLVYSRMSNLTAVISRDISNRSTFCIKDPEDDWNQAFNFSSNLDFLTKCIQKTGGDITRRICTAAEMKFYFNNFFQPSSIDNYLKPNKNCNLTSWVSGCEPGWACSIGPNQPVDLENSKEIPARTRSCQACCEGFFCPHGLTCMIPCPLGSHCPLSRLNRATGVCEPYSYQLPPGQPNHTCGGANIWADVGSSSEIFCSAGSYCPTTVQKNSCSNITAGWDLHPRHAALTTLLLIIYNCSDQVLTTRERRLAKSREAAARSARETARARQRWKAAKDSAKKHASGLQAHFSRTFSRKKYVTHPERLKILDQAKSEIDEDLYPTSSNASITSLSSPAPSKGKKKEPNDLMQVMHEIEDDPGSYEGISLEFEDPNTKRHMPKGKEMNTQTQIFKYAYAQIEKEKAMQQQNKDLTFSGVVSLATNTEIKKRPLIEISFKDLTLTLKAKNKHLLRCVTGKIKPGRITAVMGPSGAGKTTFLSALAGKAIGCRMTGLILINGKNESIHSYKKIIGFVPQDDIVHGNLTVEENLWFSAHCRLSAFMPKPDKVLIVERVIESLGLQSVRDSMVGTVEKRGISGGQRKRVNVGLEMVMEPSLLILDEPTSGLDSASSQLLLRALRREALEGVNICMVVHQPSYALFKMFDDLVLLAKGGLVVYHGPVKKVEEYFAGLGIRVPERVNPPDHYIDILEGIVTSSASSGVNYKELPLRWMHHNGYPMPPDMQNYAAGLVMSPVEVNPDHGSNPTDTGMGEQSFAGELWQDVKSNVELHRDKIRHNFLKSSDLSYRRTPGVFQQYRYFLGRISKQRLREAKIQAADYLILFLAGACLGSITKPSDQTFGATGYAHSIIAVSLLCKIAALRTFSLEKLQYWRESASGMSSVAYFLAKDTFDHFNTVVKPVVYLSMFYFFTNPRSSFTDNYIVMLCLVYCVTGIAYVLAIFFEPGPAQLWSVLLPVVLTLIASQPNKSEVLKFVAKLCYPNWALEAFVIANAERYYGVWLITRCGSLMKTGYNLHYWGLCISILILIGLVSRVVAFFGMITFQKK; encoded by the exons ATGCCAAAAATGGGCTTAAAGAAGCTCAAAATCTGCACTTCTTGGTCAATGTTAATCTGGGTCGCTGTAGTTTTGAGTTTACAGCATTTAGTCAGGTGTCAAGATGCGGGGGACTACAATGAAATTGACAATCCTGCAGTTCTTCCACTCATTACACAGCTTGTTTATAGCAGGATGTCAAATCTGACAGCAGTTATTAGCAGGGATATCAGCAACCGATCTACTTTCTGTATCAAAGACCC GGAAGATGATTGGAACCAGGCATTcaatttttcttccaatttggATTTCTTGACGAAATGCATTCAAAAGACTGGAG GAGATATCACACGGCGGATATGCACAGCAGCAGAAATGAAATTCTACTTCAACAATTTCTTTCAGCCTTCAAGCATTGACAATTATTTGAAACCTAACAAGAACTGCAATTTAACCTCGTGGGTTTCTGGTTGTGAGCCAGGATGGGCTTGCAGTATTGGTCCAAATCAGCCAGTTGACCTTGAAAATTCAAAGGAAATCCCTGCAAGAACTCGCAGCTGTCAGGCTTGCTGTGAAGGTTTCTTCTGTCCCCATGGCCTTACCTGCATGATAC CTTGCCCGCTAGGTTCTCACTGTCCACTTTCAAGACTCAATAGGGCAACTGGAGTATGTGAACC GTACAGTTATCAACTACCTCCAGGACAGCCAAACCATACCTGTGGAGGAGCAAACATATGGGCTGATGTTGGCAGTAGTAGTGAAATATTCTGTTCAGCTGGGTCATACTGTCCAACTACGGTCCAGAAAAATTCTTGCAGTA aCATTACTGCAGGATGGGATCTACATCCGAGACAC GCTGCTTTGACCACTCTGCTACTTATTATTTACAACTGTTCTGATCAAGTTCTCACCACTCGAGAGAGAAGATTAGCCAAATCCAGGGAAGCAGCTGCAAGAAGTGCAAGAGAAACAGCACGAGCACGTCAAAGGTGGAAAGCTGCTAAAGATTCTGCTAAGAAGCATGCAAGTGGATTGCAAGCTCATTTCTCACGAACATTTTCTCGTAAGAAATATGTCACGCATCCTGAGCGACTTAAGATTTTGGATCAAGCTAAATCTGAAATAGATGAAGATTTGTATCCTACAAGCTCAAATGCTTCGATTACATCTCTGTCTTCACCTGCACcatcaaaaggaaagaaaaaggaaccCAATGACCTTATGCAGGTTATGCATGAAATTGAAGATGACCCTGGTAGCTATGAGGGGATCAGTCTTGAATTTGAAGATCCAAATACTAAGAGACATATGCCaaagggaaaagaaatgaatacgCAAACCCAAATTTTCAAGTATGCATATGCTCAGATTGAGAAAGAGAAAGCTATGCAGCAACAAAACAAGGATCTCACATTCTCAGGAGTAGTTTCTTTGGCCACCAATACCGAAATCAAGAAAAGGCCTCTAATTGAGATTTCATTTAAAGACCTAACCCTTACTTTGAAAGCCAAAAACAAGCATCTATTAAGGTGTGTAACAGGCAAAATCAAGCCTGGCCGTATTACAGCTGTAATGGGTCCATCAGGAGCTGGGAAGACAACCTTTCTTTCTGCTCTTGCAGGAAAAGCAATTGGATGCAGGATGACTGGTTTGATTCTTATCAATGGGAAAAATGAATCCATCCActcatataagaaaattattggtTTTGTTCCACAAGATGATATTGTGCATGGAAACTTGACAGTTGAAGAGAACCTCTGGTTCAGTGCACATTGCAG ACTATCTGCTTTCATGCCAAAACCAGATAAAGTTCTGATTGTTGAAAGAGTTATTGAGTCTTTAGGTCTACAATCAGTACGGGACTCTATGGTAGGAACAGTGGAGAAGCGAGGAATTTCTGGAGGCCAGAGGAAGCGAGTAAATGTTGGACTGGAAATGGTCATGGAACCTTCACTTTTGATCTTAGATGAGCCCACATCTGGTCTGGACAGTGCATCCTCTCAGCTTCTTCTTAGAGCACTTCGGCGTGAAGCTCTTGAAGGGGTAAACATCTGCATGGTTGTTCACCAACCAAG CTATGCCTTGTTCAAAATGTTCGATGACTTGGTACTTCTTGCAAAAGGTGGCCTTGTTGTCTATCATGGTCCAGTGAAGAAGGTTGAAGAATACTTTGCAGGCCTTGGGATTCGTGTCCCAGAGCGTGTTAATCCTCCTGACCACTATATTGACATTTTGGAGGGTATAGTGACATCAAGTGCGAGCTCAGGTGTGAATTATAAGGAACTTCCTCTTAGATGGATGCATCATAATGGATACCCCATGCCCCCGGATATGCAAAATTATGCTGCTGGACTTGTTATGTCACCAGTGGAAGTAAATCCAgatcatggatcaaatcctactGACACTGGAATGGGGGAACAGTCTTTTGCTGGGGAATTATGGCAAGATGTTAAGAGTAATGTGGAGTTGCATCGGGATAAGATACGACACAATTTTTTGAAGTCCAGTGATTTATCATATCGGAGAACTCCGGGAGTATTCCAGCAATACAGATACTTCCTTGGCAG GATTTCTAAACAGAGACTAAGGGAAGCTAAAATCCAAGCAGCAGATTATCTGATCTTATTTCTTGCCGGAGCCTGCTTAGGATCAATTACAAAACCCAGCGATCAAACTTTCGGGGCTACTGGTTATGCACATTCCATTATTGCAGTTT CTCTCCTTTGCAAGATAGCGGCTTTAAGAACATTTTCTCTTGAGAAGTTACAGTACTGGAGAGAGAGTGCCTCTGGCATGAGCAGTGTAGCTTACTTTCTTGCCAAGGATACATTTGACCATTTTAATACAGTGGTCAAGCCAGTGGTTTACCTCTCTATGTTCTATTTCTTCACCAACCCAAGATCTTCCTTCACCGATAATTACATTGTCATGCTGTGTCTTGTCTACTGTGTAACTGGAATAGCCTATGTACTGGCCATCTTTTTTGAACCAGGTCCAGCCCAGCTG TGGTCAGTTCTTCTTCCGGTTGTTTTGACTCTCATTGCATCACAACCAAACAAAAGTgaagttttgaagtttgtagcCAAGCTGTGCTATCCTAATTGGGCTTTGGAAGCATTTGTGATTGCAAATGCTGAAAG GTACTATGGAGTTTGGTTGATTACTCGTTGTGGTTCTCTAATGAAAACGGGTTATAACCTTCATTATTGGGGTCTATGTATATCCATCCTCATACTCATAGGTCTAGTTAGTCGAGTTGTGGCATTCTTTGGGATGATAACCTTCCAAAAGAAGTGA
- the LOC118060010 gene encoding ABC transporter G family member 24 isoform X1, producing the protein MPKMGLKKLKICTSWSMLIWVAVVLSLQHLVRCQDAGDYNEIDNPAVLPLITQLVYSRMSNLTAVISRDISNRSTFCIKDPEDDWNQAFNFSSNLDFLTKCIQKTGGDITRRICTAAEMKFYFNNFFQPSSIDNYLKPNKNCNLTSWVSGCEPGWACSIGPNQPVDLENSKEIPARTRSCQACCEGFFCPHGLTCMIPCPLGSHCPLSRLNRATGVCEPYSYQLPPGQPNHTCGGANIWADVGSSSEIFCSAGSYCPTTVQKNSCSSGHYCRMGSTSETPCFKLTSCNANSPSQNIHAYGIMLIAALTTLLLIIYNCSDQVLTTRERRLAKSREAAARSARETARARQRWKAAKDSAKKHASGLQAHFSRTFSRKKYVTHPERLKILDQAKSEIDEDLYPTSSNASITSLSSPAPSKGKKKEPNDLMQVMHEIEDDPGSYEGISLEFEDPNTKRHMPKGKEMNTQTQIFKYAYAQIEKEKAMQQQNKDLTFSGVVSLATNTEIKKRPLIEISFKDLTLTLKAKNKHLLRCVTGKIKPGRITAVMGPSGAGKTTFLSALAGKAIGCRMTGLILINGKNESIHSYKKIIGFVPQDDIVHGNLTVEENLWFSAHCRLSAFMPKPDKVLIVERVIESLGLQSVRDSMVGTVEKRGISGGQRKRVNVGLEMVMEPSLLILDEPTSGLDSASSQLLLRALRREALEGVNICMVVHQPSYALFKMFDDLVLLAKGGLVVYHGPVKKVEEYFAGLGIRVPERVNPPDHYIDILEGIVTSSASSGVNYKELPLRWMHHNGYPMPPDMQNYAAGLVMSPVEVNPDHGSNPTDTGMGEQSFAGELWQDVKSNVELHRDKIRHNFLKSSDLSYRRTPGVFQQYRYFLGRISKQRLREAKIQAADYLILFLAGACLGSITKPSDQTFGATGYAHSIIAVSLLCKIAALRTFSLEKLQYWRESASGMSSVAYFLAKDTFDHFNTVVKPVVYLSMFYFFTNPRSSFTDNYIVMLCLVYCVTGIAYVLAIFFEPGPAQLWSVLLPVVLTLIASQPNKSEVLKFVAKLCYPNWALEAFVIANAERYYGVWLITRCGSLMKTGYNLHYWGLCISILILIGLVSRVVAFFGMITFQKK; encoded by the exons ATGCCAAAAATGGGCTTAAAGAAGCTCAAAATCTGCACTTCTTGGTCAATGTTAATCTGGGTCGCTGTAGTTTTGAGTTTACAGCATTTAGTCAGGTGTCAAGATGCGGGGGACTACAATGAAATTGACAATCCTGCAGTTCTTCCACTCATTACACAGCTTGTTTATAGCAGGATGTCAAATCTGACAGCAGTTATTAGCAGGGATATCAGCAACCGATCTACTTTCTGTATCAAAGACCC GGAAGATGATTGGAACCAGGCATTcaatttttcttccaatttggATTTCTTGACGAAATGCATTCAAAAGACTGGAG GAGATATCACACGGCGGATATGCACAGCAGCAGAAATGAAATTCTACTTCAACAATTTCTTTCAGCCTTCAAGCATTGACAATTATTTGAAACCTAACAAGAACTGCAATTTAACCTCGTGGGTTTCTGGTTGTGAGCCAGGATGGGCTTGCAGTATTGGTCCAAATCAGCCAGTTGACCTTGAAAATTCAAAGGAAATCCCTGCAAGAACTCGCAGCTGTCAGGCTTGCTGTGAAGGTTTCTTCTGTCCCCATGGCCTTACCTGCATGATAC CTTGCCCGCTAGGTTCTCACTGTCCACTTTCAAGACTCAATAGGGCAACTGGAGTATGTGAACC GTACAGTTATCAACTACCTCCAGGACAGCCAAACCATACCTGTGGAGGAGCAAACATATGGGCTGATGTTGGCAGTAGTAGTGAAATATTCTGTTCAGCTGGGTCATACTGTCCAACTACGGTCCAGAAAAATTCTTGCAGTAGTGG aCATTACTGCAGGATGGGATCTACATCCGAGACAC CCTGCTTCAAGTTGACTTCATGTAACGCAAACTCCCCAAGTCAAAATATTCATGCCTATGGGATTATGTTAATA GCTGCTTTGACCACTCTGCTACTTATTATTTACAACTGTTCTGATCAAGTTCTCACCACTCGAGAGAGAAGATTAGCCAAATCCAGGGAAGCAGCTGCAAGAAGTGCAAGAGAAACAGCACGAGCACGTCAAAGGTGGAAAGCTGCTAAAGATTCTGCTAAGAAGCATGCAAGTGGATTGCAAGCTCATTTCTCACGAACATTTTCTCGTAAGAAATATGTCACGCATCCTGAGCGACTTAAGATTTTGGATCAAGCTAAATCTGAAATAGATGAAGATTTGTATCCTACAAGCTCAAATGCTTCGATTACATCTCTGTCTTCACCTGCACcatcaaaaggaaagaaaaaggaaccCAATGACCTTATGCAGGTTATGCATGAAATTGAAGATGACCCTGGTAGCTATGAGGGGATCAGTCTTGAATTTGAAGATCCAAATACTAAGAGACATATGCCaaagggaaaagaaatgaatacgCAAACCCAAATTTTCAAGTATGCATATGCTCAGATTGAGAAAGAGAAAGCTATGCAGCAACAAAACAAGGATCTCACATTCTCAGGAGTAGTTTCTTTGGCCACCAATACCGAAATCAAGAAAAGGCCTCTAATTGAGATTTCATTTAAAGACCTAACCCTTACTTTGAAAGCCAAAAACAAGCATCTATTAAGGTGTGTAACAGGCAAAATCAAGCCTGGCCGTATTACAGCTGTAATGGGTCCATCAGGAGCTGGGAAGACAACCTTTCTTTCTGCTCTTGCAGGAAAAGCAATTGGATGCAGGATGACTGGTTTGATTCTTATCAATGGGAAAAATGAATCCATCCActcatataagaaaattattggtTTTGTTCCACAAGATGATATTGTGCATGGAAACTTGACAGTTGAAGAGAACCTCTGGTTCAGTGCACATTGCAG ACTATCTGCTTTCATGCCAAAACCAGATAAAGTTCTGATTGTTGAAAGAGTTATTGAGTCTTTAGGTCTACAATCAGTACGGGACTCTATGGTAGGAACAGTGGAGAAGCGAGGAATTTCTGGAGGCCAGAGGAAGCGAGTAAATGTTGGACTGGAAATGGTCATGGAACCTTCACTTTTGATCTTAGATGAGCCCACATCTGGTCTGGACAGTGCATCCTCTCAGCTTCTTCTTAGAGCACTTCGGCGTGAAGCTCTTGAAGGGGTAAACATCTGCATGGTTGTTCACCAACCAAG CTATGCCTTGTTCAAAATGTTCGATGACTTGGTACTTCTTGCAAAAGGTGGCCTTGTTGTCTATCATGGTCCAGTGAAGAAGGTTGAAGAATACTTTGCAGGCCTTGGGATTCGTGTCCCAGAGCGTGTTAATCCTCCTGACCACTATATTGACATTTTGGAGGGTATAGTGACATCAAGTGCGAGCTCAGGTGTGAATTATAAGGAACTTCCTCTTAGATGGATGCATCATAATGGATACCCCATGCCCCCGGATATGCAAAATTATGCTGCTGGACTTGTTATGTCACCAGTGGAAGTAAATCCAgatcatggatcaaatcctactGACACTGGAATGGGGGAACAGTCTTTTGCTGGGGAATTATGGCAAGATGTTAAGAGTAATGTGGAGTTGCATCGGGATAAGATACGACACAATTTTTTGAAGTCCAGTGATTTATCATATCGGAGAACTCCGGGAGTATTCCAGCAATACAGATACTTCCTTGGCAG GATTTCTAAACAGAGACTAAGGGAAGCTAAAATCCAAGCAGCAGATTATCTGATCTTATTTCTTGCCGGAGCCTGCTTAGGATCAATTACAAAACCCAGCGATCAAACTTTCGGGGCTACTGGTTATGCACATTCCATTATTGCAGTTT CTCTCCTTTGCAAGATAGCGGCTTTAAGAACATTTTCTCTTGAGAAGTTACAGTACTGGAGAGAGAGTGCCTCTGGCATGAGCAGTGTAGCTTACTTTCTTGCCAAGGATACATTTGACCATTTTAATACAGTGGTCAAGCCAGTGGTTTACCTCTCTATGTTCTATTTCTTCACCAACCCAAGATCTTCCTTCACCGATAATTACATTGTCATGCTGTGTCTTGTCTACTGTGTAACTGGAATAGCCTATGTACTGGCCATCTTTTTTGAACCAGGTCCAGCCCAGCTG TGGTCAGTTCTTCTTCCGGTTGTTTTGACTCTCATTGCATCACAACCAAACAAAAGTgaagttttgaagtttgtagcCAAGCTGTGCTATCCTAATTGGGCTTTGGAAGCATTTGTGATTGCAAATGCTGAAAG GTACTATGGAGTTTGGTTGATTACTCGTTGTGGTTCTCTAATGAAAACGGGTTATAACCTTCATTATTGGGGTCTATGTATATCCATCCTCATACTCATAGGTCTAGTTAGTCGAGTTGTGGCATTCTTTGGGATGATAACCTTCCAAAAGAAGTGA
- the LOC118060010 gene encoding ABC transporter G family member 28 isoform X3, with translation MKFYFNNFFQPSSIDNYLKPNKNCNLTSWVSGCEPGWACSIGPNQPVDLENSKEIPARTRSCQACCEGFFCPHGLTCMIPCPLGSHCPLSRLNRATGVCEPYSYQLPPGQPNHTCGGANIWADVGSSSEIFCSAGSYCPTTVQKNSCSSGHYCRMGSTSETPCFKLTSCNANSPSQNIHAYGIMLIAALTTLLLIIYNCSDQVLTTRERRLAKSREAAARSARETARARQRWKAAKDSAKKHASGLQAHFSRTFSRKKYVTHPERLKILDQAKSEIDEDLYPTSSNASITSLSSPAPSKGKKKEPNDLMQVMHEIEDDPGSYEGISLEFEDPNTKRHMPKGKEMNTQTQIFKYAYAQIEKEKAMQQQNKDLTFSGVVSLATNTEIKKRPLIEISFKDLTLTLKAKNKHLLRCVTGKIKPGRITAVMGPSGAGKTTFLSALAGKAIGCRMTGLILINGKNESIHSYKKIIGFVPQDDIVHGNLTVEENLWFSAHCRLSAFMPKPDKVLIVERVIESLGLQSVRDSMVGTVEKRGISGGQRKRVNVGLEMVMEPSLLILDEPTSGLDSASSQLLLRALRREALEGVNICMVVHQPSYALFKMFDDLVLLAKGGLVVYHGPVKKVEEYFAGLGIRVPERVNPPDHYIDILEGIVTSSASSGVNYKELPLRWMHHNGYPMPPDMQNYAAGLVMSPVEVNPDHGSNPTDTGMGEQSFAGELWQDVKSNVELHRDKIRHNFLKSSDLSYRRTPGVFQQYRYFLGRISKQRLREAKIQAADYLILFLAGACLGSITKPSDQTFGATGYAHSIIAVSLLCKIAALRTFSLEKLQYWRESASGMSSVAYFLAKDTFDHFNTVVKPVVYLSMFYFFTNPRSSFTDNYIVMLCLVYCVTGIAYVLAIFFEPGPAQLWSVLLPVVLTLIASQPNKSEVLKFVAKLCYPNWALEAFVIANAERYYGVWLITRCGSLMKTGYNLHYWGLCISILILIGLVSRVVAFFGMITFQKK, from the exons ATGAAATTCTACTTCAACAATTTCTTTCAGCCTTCAAGCATTGACAATTATTTGAAACCTAACAAGAACTGCAATTTAACCTCGTGGGTTTCTGGTTGTGAGCCAGGATGGGCTTGCAGTATTGGTCCAAATCAGCCAGTTGACCTTGAAAATTCAAAGGAAATCCCTGCAAGAACTCGCAGCTGTCAGGCTTGCTGTGAAGGTTTCTTCTGTCCCCATGGCCTTACCTGCATGATAC CTTGCCCGCTAGGTTCTCACTGTCCACTTTCAAGACTCAATAGGGCAACTGGAGTATGTGAACC GTACAGTTATCAACTACCTCCAGGACAGCCAAACCATACCTGTGGAGGAGCAAACATATGGGCTGATGTTGGCAGTAGTAGTGAAATATTCTGTTCAGCTGGGTCATACTGTCCAACTACGGTCCAGAAAAATTCTTGCAGTAGTGG aCATTACTGCAGGATGGGATCTACATCCGAGACAC CCTGCTTCAAGTTGACTTCATGTAACGCAAACTCCCCAAGTCAAAATATTCATGCCTATGGGATTATGTTAATA GCTGCTTTGACCACTCTGCTACTTATTATTTACAACTGTTCTGATCAAGTTCTCACCACTCGAGAGAGAAGATTAGCCAAATCCAGGGAAGCAGCTGCAAGAAGTGCAAGAGAAACAGCACGAGCACGTCAAAGGTGGAAAGCTGCTAAAGATTCTGCTAAGAAGCATGCAAGTGGATTGCAAGCTCATTTCTCACGAACATTTTCTCGTAAGAAATATGTCACGCATCCTGAGCGACTTAAGATTTTGGATCAAGCTAAATCTGAAATAGATGAAGATTTGTATCCTACAAGCTCAAATGCTTCGATTACATCTCTGTCTTCACCTGCACcatcaaaaggaaagaaaaaggaaccCAATGACCTTATGCAGGTTATGCATGAAATTGAAGATGACCCTGGTAGCTATGAGGGGATCAGTCTTGAATTTGAAGATCCAAATACTAAGAGACATATGCCaaagggaaaagaaatgaatacgCAAACCCAAATTTTCAAGTATGCATATGCTCAGATTGAGAAAGAGAAAGCTATGCAGCAACAAAACAAGGATCTCACATTCTCAGGAGTAGTTTCTTTGGCCACCAATACCGAAATCAAGAAAAGGCCTCTAATTGAGATTTCATTTAAAGACCTAACCCTTACTTTGAAAGCCAAAAACAAGCATCTATTAAGGTGTGTAACAGGCAAAATCAAGCCTGGCCGTATTACAGCTGTAATGGGTCCATCAGGAGCTGGGAAGACAACCTTTCTTTCTGCTCTTGCAGGAAAAGCAATTGGATGCAGGATGACTGGTTTGATTCTTATCAATGGGAAAAATGAATCCATCCActcatataagaaaattattggtTTTGTTCCACAAGATGATATTGTGCATGGAAACTTGACAGTTGAAGAGAACCTCTGGTTCAGTGCACATTGCAG ACTATCTGCTTTCATGCCAAAACCAGATAAAGTTCTGATTGTTGAAAGAGTTATTGAGTCTTTAGGTCTACAATCAGTACGGGACTCTATGGTAGGAACAGTGGAGAAGCGAGGAATTTCTGGAGGCCAGAGGAAGCGAGTAAATGTTGGACTGGAAATGGTCATGGAACCTTCACTTTTGATCTTAGATGAGCCCACATCTGGTCTGGACAGTGCATCCTCTCAGCTTCTTCTTAGAGCACTTCGGCGTGAAGCTCTTGAAGGGGTAAACATCTGCATGGTTGTTCACCAACCAAG CTATGCCTTGTTCAAAATGTTCGATGACTTGGTACTTCTTGCAAAAGGTGGCCTTGTTGTCTATCATGGTCCAGTGAAGAAGGTTGAAGAATACTTTGCAGGCCTTGGGATTCGTGTCCCAGAGCGTGTTAATCCTCCTGACCACTATATTGACATTTTGGAGGGTATAGTGACATCAAGTGCGAGCTCAGGTGTGAATTATAAGGAACTTCCTCTTAGATGGATGCATCATAATGGATACCCCATGCCCCCGGATATGCAAAATTATGCTGCTGGACTTGTTATGTCACCAGTGGAAGTAAATCCAgatcatggatcaaatcctactGACACTGGAATGGGGGAACAGTCTTTTGCTGGGGAATTATGGCAAGATGTTAAGAGTAATGTGGAGTTGCATCGGGATAAGATACGACACAATTTTTTGAAGTCCAGTGATTTATCATATCGGAGAACTCCGGGAGTATTCCAGCAATACAGATACTTCCTTGGCAG GATTTCTAAACAGAGACTAAGGGAAGCTAAAATCCAAGCAGCAGATTATCTGATCTTATTTCTTGCCGGAGCCTGCTTAGGATCAATTACAAAACCCAGCGATCAAACTTTCGGGGCTACTGGTTATGCACATTCCATTATTGCAGTTT CTCTCCTTTGCAAGATAGCGGCTTTAAGAACATTTTCTCTTGAGAAGTTACAGTACTGGAGAGAGAGTGCCTCTGGCATGAGCAGTGTAGCTTACTTTCTTGCCAAGGATACATTTGACCATTTTAATACAGTGGTCAAGCCAGTGGTTTACCTCTCTATGTTCTATTTCTTCACCAACCCAAGATCTTCCTTCACCGATAATTACATTGTCATGCTGTGTCTTGTCTACTGTGTAACTGGAATAGCCTATGTACTGGCCATCTTTTTTGAACCAGGTCCAGCCCAGCTG TGGTCAGTTCTTCTTCCGGTTGTTTTGACTCTCATTGCATCACAACCAAACAAAAGTgaagttttgaagtttgtagcCAAGCTGTGCTATCCTAATTGGGCTTTGGAAGCATTTGTGATTGCAAATGCTGAAAG GTACTATGGAGTTTGGTTGATTACTCGTTGTGGTTCTCTAATGAAAACGGGTTATAACCTTCATTATTGGGGTCTATGTATATCCATCCTCATACTCATAGGTCTAGTTAGTCGAGTTGTGGCATTCTTTGGGATGATAACCTTCCAAAAGAAGTGA